A stretch of the Panicum virgatum strain AP13 chromosome 9N, P.virgatum_v5, whole genome shotgun sequence genome encodes the following:
- the LOC120692572 gene encoding exosome complex component RRP41 homolog, translating into MEFVDALTGFRIDGRRPNEMRKLKGEVGVVARADGSALFEMGNTRVIAAVYGPREVQNKGQQVNSKEALVRCEYRMAEFSTGDRRRKPKGDRRSTEISLVIRQTMEASILTDLMPRSQIDIFVQVLQADGGTRSACINAATLALADAGIPMRDIITSCSAGYLCSTPLLDLNYVEDSAGGPDVTVGILAKMDKVTLLQMDAKLPMDTFENVMELAIEGCKAIATYIREVLLENTKRLECQRG; encoded by the exons ATGGAGTTCGTGGACGCCCTCACCGGCTTCCGCATCGATGGGCGCCGACCCAACGAG ATGCGGAAGCTCAAGGGCGAGGTCGGCGTCGTCGCGCGGGCCGACGG GTCCGCGCTGTTCGAGATGGGCAATACTAGGGTCATAGCCGCCGTCTACGGCCCTCGAGAG GTCCAGAACAAAGGTCAGCAAGTGAACAGCAAAGAGGCTTTG GTTCGTTGTGAGTACAGGATGGCAGAATTTAGTACAGGAGATCGGAGAAGAAAGCCGAAAGGTGACAG GCGATCAACAGAAATTTCTCTTGTTATTCGACAGACAATGGAGGCAAGCATATTAACAGATTTAATGCCACGTTCACAG ATTGATATATTTGTCCAAGTTCTTCAAGCTGATGGTG GAACAAGGTCAGCATGCATCAATGCCGCAACACTAGCTCTTGCAGATGCCGGGATTCCAATGCGAGACATTATCACGTCTTGTAGTGCTGGGTATCTGTGTTCCACTCCTTTGCTTG ATCTGAATTACGTAGAAGACAGTGCTGGGGGTCCAGATGTCACAGTTGGTATTCTTGCAAAGATGGACAAAGTGACTCTTCTTCAG ATGGATGCAAAATTACCGATGGACACATTTGAAAACGTAATGGAACTTGCCATAGAAGGGTGCAAAGCAATTGCGACATACATCCGAGAG GTGCTATTGGAGAACACAAAGCGGCTGGAGTGTCAGCGTGGTTAA
- the LOC120692481 gene encoding cytochrome c oxidase assembly protein COX19-like, producing the protein MSAGGAFGGNRGVRPVPPEKGVFHLDHLHECDLEKKDYLACLKSTGFQSERCCQFSKKYLECRMERNLMAKQDMSELGFRNLDEVETAPDKISRLESSTNEPKEKK; encoded by the exons ATGAGTGCAG GTGGTGCTTTTGGTGGAAATAGGGGGGTGAGGCCCGTACCTCCTGAGAAAGGTGTATTCCATTTGGATCACTTACATGAGTGTGACTTG GAGAAGAAAGACTATCTTGCCTGCCTGAAATCTACAGGATTCCAGTCTGAAAGATGCTGTCAGTTCTCAAAGAAGTATCTGGAATGTCGGATGGAGAG AAACTTGATGGCAAAGCAAGACATGTCAGAGCTTGGATTCAGAAATTTGGACGAAGTGGAAACCGCTCCTGACAAAATCAGCAGACTAGAGAGCTCTACTAATGAGCCAAAGGAGAAAAAATAG
- the LOC120691156 gene encoding uncharacterized protein LOC120691156, with the protein MRIRRYAARLLNSTSPTAAAAPSSPPPPPAASWLHTAADDSCAFCELSRPAPQEGPDAIKHKGHIASRVPESEVEGDERVRQAQQPPVPEVKKCKNDHGRNASKISVGLQAPRAASGVSEAAVKPEVAGGATLVNEADAEPAVKPATFIVNDAAIGQEVNCKFSLVNDAAKPEVTAGDSLLNGSTTGLEILEGAPLANEVAHDPEVTEKVSPESKAATVPEVTSTAAEVTGVPSRVNKSGIILKVIRRNSLGKAVTDPGVATNMLRTGSVEVTGVPSRMNKSGIRLEVIRRNSLGKAVTDPGVANTMLRTGSLSTEDADRPKVTGAASVMQETTSVGVDYVASKAAAELEDSSRVSSNVDDTATLDRPQLPSWNPNIGNMQLGNAGESVASTVQPSGCDAAKVLSSVNSTSNGAVGAKGSTVEGGLPNDGFVKPSVSCAYDIVARSIGTSGRSDVICYARRRGKRKLELLEVKTENIELEDDVICKEETLGRTGRCESVLSTAGSVDVKLADIKKELMDNSAANKVKKMKRNRFECNIDYCQMTFKTKVELSVHKKNMCTVKSCSRHFRSHRYLRRHQSVHNDDMPYKCPWDGCGMAFKWSWDRAEHFKVHAGVKPYKCTTPGCNRIYKFVSDFTRHRRRCKPQR; encoded by the exons ATGCGCATCCGCCGCTACGCCGCGCGCCTCCTCAACTCCacctcccccaccgccgccgccgccccctcctcgcccccgccaccgcccgccgcgtcCTGGCTCCACACCGCCGCCGACGACAGCTGCGCCTTCTGCGAGCTCAGCCGCCCGGCACCGCAG GAGGGCCCGGACGCCATCAAACACAAAGGGCACATTGCCAGTCGGGTGCCGGAATCCGAAGTCGAGGGCGATGAGCGCGTCCGCCAAGCTCAACAACCGCCTGTTCCCGAAG TTAAGAAATGCAAGAATGATCATGGACGCAATGCAAGTAAAATTTCTGTGGGGCTGCAAGCTCCGAGGGCGGCTTCTGGGGTTAGTGAAGCTGCAGTGAAACCAGAAGTTGCAGGAGGAGCTACTCTTGTTAATGAAGCTGATGCTGAGCCTGCTGTCAAGCCTGCAACTTTCATTGTTAATGATGCTGCTATTGGGCAGGAAGTTAACTGTAAATTTTCTCTTGTGAATGATGCTGCCAAGCCAGAGGTTACAGCGGGGGATTCTCTCTTGAATGGATCAACCACTGGATTAGAAATTTTGGAGGGTGCACCGCTTGCTAATGAAGTGGCTCATGATCCTGAAGTCACAGAGAAAGTTTCTCCTGAGAGTAAAGCTGCCACTGTGCCGGAGGTTACAAGCACTGCGGCGGAAGTTACAGGGGTGCCTTCTCGTGTGAATAAATCTGGCATCATACTCAAAGTTATAAGGCGAAATTCTTTGGGCAAAGCTGTTACCGATCCAGGAGTTGCAACCAACATGCTCAGGACAGGTTCCGTGGAAGTTACAGGGGTGCCTTCTCGTATGAATAAATCTGGCATCAGACTAGAAGTTATAAGGAGAAATTCCTTGGGCAAAGCTGTTACCGATCCAGGAGTTGCAAACACCATGCTCAGGACAGGTTCCCTAAGTACCGAAGATGCTGACAGACCAAAAGTTACAGGGGCAGCTTCCGTCATGCAAGAAACTACATCTGTAGGGGTGGATTATGTTGCTAGCAAAGCTGCTGCAGAACTGGAAGATTCCAGCAGAGTTTCTTCCAATGTAGATGATACTGCTACTTTAGATAGGCCACAGCTGCCTAGTTGGAATCCAAACATAGGCAACATGCAGCTTGGAAATGCTGGAGAGTCTGTTGCAAGCACAGTGCAACCTTCTGGATGTGATGCTGCAAAAGTTCTCAGTTCTGTGAATTCCACAAGCAACGGTGCTGTTGGAGCCAAAGGTTCAACTGTTGAGGGAGGACTGCCGAATGATGGATTTGTTAAACCCAGTGTTTCATGTGCATATGACATAGTGGCTCGAAGCATTGGTACTTCAGGGAGATCAGATGTTATTTGTTATGCTAGGCGGAGAGGTAAGAGGAAGCTGGAGCTGCTGGAGGTAAAGACGGAAAATATTGAATTGGAAGATGATGTTATATGCAAGGAAGAGACACTGGGGAGAACTGGTCGTTGTGAGAGTGTCTTATCAACAGCTGGATCCGTGGATGTTAAACTTGCTGACATAAAGAAAGAGCTTATGGATAATTCAGCTGCAAACAAGGTTAAAAAGATGAAGAGAAATAGATTTGAATGTAATATTGATTATTGCCAGATGACATTCAAGACAAAAGTTGAGCTTTCTGTTCACAAGAAGAACATGTGCACGGTCAAGTCATGTAGCAGACATTTCAGATCGCACAGGTACCTGAGACGCCACCAGAGTGTTCACAACGATGATATGCCTTACAAGTGCCCATGGGATGGTTGTGGTATGGCTTTCAAGTGGTCATGGGATCGGGCTGAGCATTTCAAGGTTCATGCTGGGGTGAAGCCTTATAAATGCACGACGCCTGGGTGCAACAGAATATATAAGTTTGTTTCAGACTTCACTCGGCACAGGAGGAGGTGCAAACCACAGAGGTAA